Proteins from one Streptomyces sp. NBC_00390 genomic window:
- a CDS encoding SpoIIE family protein phosphatase, with the protein MCATESDHDYPFDAAHTAASLLDGAGTVVAWTAAAERLLQRPGSEVCGRPVRDLLAEPSTWGAVLAQRTGPPEEVWDGTAALRRGSGDCLEVTFRVIPLHASAGEHRARFLLLGAPAEQDSKWRQDLAFTQELFLQGRIGLAVFDEHLRLLRTNTQLLPYTGVPDDLRGRRLADFLRAEDARTIDEKLQEVLTSGEPLVGFNATARTLDDPGAGRVMALSAFRLQGPSGQLMGVAAVFNDVTDHERARARLDLLHRATAVLSGSLSLTRGSEDLAAVLAPALGDCVAVDLAEEVFSGSEPAAVRSRPLVLRRTAVAGHAADGLRTGVIHSAQNAPLRAREGRGTLVTGNDAPSAGGQPPRWSEGVPAAHSAMIVPMTARGTLLGQVTVWRTGKRPPLDRHDLSLLEEIATRAALAVDNGRRYTRERLTAVALQRSLLPPATTDTPAVEAASVYLPTDAASGVGGDWFDVFPLSSARVALVVGDVAGHGLHATAMMGRLRSAVRALADLELEPAELLVHLDDLILQLTAEAEGVVSDEGAAQIAEYIGPVAATCLYAVYDPVTRLCVMASAGHPPPAVVVPNGTVRYVELSPGPPLGVGGWPFEMSEAELPPGSVMALYTDGLIERDEGDIDEGMRGLADRLLRADVLGRPLREARHDVVADLPPGRLADDVTLLLARTRLITEDSIVTWQLDADPVVVSDARHLVTRQLSVWDLDELAFTTELIASELVTNAIRYAGGPVRLRLIRAGALTCEVSDPSNSQPRMRRARSSEEGGRGLYLVAQLSHRWGSRYTREGKTVWSEQPLPLQ; encoded by the coding sequence ATGTGCGCCACCGAGAGCGATCACGACTACCCCTTCGACGCTGCCCACACGGCTGCATCACTGCTGGACGGCGCGGGAACGGTCGTGGCCTGGACGGCGGCCGCCGAGAGGCTCCTGCAGCGGCCCGGCAGCGAGGTGTGCGGCCGTCCGGTCCGTGACCTCCTCGCGGAGCCGAGCACCTGGGGAGCGGTCCTCGCACAGCGCACGGGGCCGCCGGAGGAGGTCTGGGACGGCACGGCAGCCCTGCGGCGCGGATCCGGGGACTGCCTCGAGGTCACCTTCCGCGTGATCCCGCTGCACGCATCCGCCGGGGAGCACCGGGCGCGGTTTCTCCTGCTCGGTGCCCCCGCCGAGCAGGACAGCAAGTGGCGGCAGGATCTTGCCTTCACCCAGGAGCTGTTCCTCCAGGGACGCATCGGTCTGGCCGTCTTCGACGAGCACCTGCGGCTGCTGCGGACCAACACCCAGCTCCTGCCCTACACCGGGGTCCCCGACGACCTGAGGGGCCGGCGCCTGGCGGACTTTCTCCGGGCGGAGGACGCCCGGACCATCGACGAGAAGCTTCAGGAGGTGCTGACCAGCGGCGAACCGCTGGTGGGGTTCAATGCCACGGCGCGCACCCTCGACGATCCCGGAGCGGGCCGTGTCATGGCGCTCTCGGCCTTCCGGCTGCAGGGGCCCAGCGGGCAGCTCATGGGGGTCGCCGCGGTCTTCAACGATGTCACCGACCACGAAAGGGCCCGGGCCCGGCTCGATCTGCTGCACCGGGCCACCGCCGTACTGAGCGGCTCCCTGTCCCTCACCCGCGGGAGCGAGGATCTGGCCGCCGTACTGGCGCCGGCGCTGGGGGACTGCGTGGCGGTGGATCTCGCGGAAGAGGTGTTCAGCGGCAGCGAACCGGCCGCCGTCCGGTCCCGTCCGCTGGTGCTGCGCCGCACAGCCGTGGCCGGGCATGCGGCCGACGGGCTGCGGACCGGCGTGATCCACTCCGCGCAGAACGCTCCCCTCCGCGCGCGGGAGGGCAGGGGAACCCTGGTCACGGGCAATGACGCACCGTCCGCGGGAGGACAGCCGCCACGCTGGAGCGAGGGCGTCCCGGCCGCCCACTCGGCGATGATCGTGCCGATGACAGCCCGGGGCACCCTGCTCGGCCAGGTCACGGTGTGGCGCACCGGGAAGCGTCCCCCGCTGGACCGGCACGACCTGAGCCTTCTCGAGGAGATCGCCACCCGCGCCGCTCTTGCCGTCGACAACGGCCGCCGCTACACACGCGAGCGCCTCACCGCAGTGGCCCTGCAGCGCAGCCTCCTGCCACCGGCGACGACCGACACACCGGCCGTGGAGGCCGCCAGCGTGTATCTGCCCACCGACGCGGCGAGCGGCGTCGGTGGGGACTGGTTCGACGTCTTTCCGCTGTCCTCCGCCCGGGTCGCCCTGGTCGTCGGCGACGTCGCGGGCCACGGACTGCACGCCACCGCCATGATGGGCCGCCTGCGCAGCGCCGTACGCGCGCTGGCCGATCTGGAGCTGGAGCCCGCCGAACTCCTCGTCCATCTCGACGACCTGATCCTCCAGCTCACCGCCGAGGCCGAGGGGGTCGTCTCCGATGAAGGCGCGGCCCAGATCGCCGAGTACATCGGGCCGGTGGCCGCCACCTGTCTGTACGCCGTGTACGACCCGGTGACACGGCTGTGCGTCATGGCGAGCGCCGGGCATCCGCCGCCCGCGGTCGTGGTCCCGAACGGCACGGTGCGCTACGTCGAGCTCAGCCCCGGGCCGCCGCTCGGCGTGGGCGGCTGGCCCTTCGAGATGTCCGAGGCGGAGCTCCCGCCCGGAAGCGTGATGGCCCTGTACACGGATGGGCTGATCGAACGCGACGAGGGCGACATCGACGAGGGCATGCGGGGACTGGCCGACCGTCTGCTGCGTGCCGACGTTCTCGGCCGGCCGCTGCGGGAGGCCCGGCACGATGTCGTCGCCGACCTGCCGCCGGGACGCCTCGCGGACGACGTCACACTGCTGCTCGCCCGCACCCGGCTCATCACGGAGGACTCCATCGTGACCTGGCAGCTCGACGCCGACCCCGTCGTCGTCAGTGACGCCCGCCACCTGGTCACCCGGCAGCTGTCCGTGTGGGACCTGGACGAGCTCGCCTTCACCACCGAACTGATCGCCAGTGAACTGGTCACCAACGCGATCCGCTACGCCGGCGGGCCTGTCCGGCTGCGCCTGATCCGTGCGGGCGCGCTGACGTGCGAAGTGTCCGACCCCAGCAACTCGCAGCCCAGAATGCGCCGCGCCCGGTCCTCGGAAGAGGGGGGCCGAGGCCTGTATCTGGTGGCCCAGCTCTCCCACCGATGGGGCAGCCGCTACACGAGGGAGGGCAAGACCGTCTGGTCCGAGCAGCCCCTGCCGCTGCAATGA
- a CDS encoding DoxX family protein gives MGSLVRRDLGLLALRIGTGAVLAAHGTQKLFGWFGGPGLEGTAQGMEAMGFRPGRPSAVLSGLCETGGGALLALGLATPAAGAAAAGNMAGAVSVHAPAGFFNQDGGFEYPAFLGFTAAAIAVAGPGRYSLDHATSHRFDQPWMIATAFAASALAAAAVIGRRAKGKAEDEAKQ, from the coding sequence ATGGGATCCCTCGTCCGACGCGATCTCGGTCTGCTCGCGCTGCGTATCGGCACCGGCGCGGTACTGGCCGCGCACGGCACCCAGAAGCTCTTCGGCTGGTTCGGGGGCCCCGGTCTCGAGGGGACGGCGCAGGGCATGGAGGCCATGGGATTCCGTCCCGGCAGGCCGAGTGCCGTCCTTTCCGGGCTTTGTGAGACGGGCGGCGGCGCGCTGCTCGCCCTCGGTCTTGCCACCCCGGCCGCCGGTGCCGCAGCCGCGGGCAACATGGCAGGGGCCGTCTCCGTGCATGCGCCCGCGGGATTCTTCAACCAGGACGGCGGCTTCGAGTACCCGGCGTTCCTGGGTTTCACGGCCGCGGCCATCGCCGTCGCCGGCCCCGGACGCTACTCGCTCGACCACGCCACCTCCCACCGCTTCGACCAGCCGTGGATGATCGCGACGGCCTTCGCGGCGAGCGCCCTCGCCGCGGCCGCCGTCATCGGCAGGCGGGCCAAGGGCAAGGCGGAGGACGAAGCGAAGCAGTAG
- a CDS encoding DUF350 domain-containing protein, protein MSDIVSGLGRAGAYGALGVVLLILGIVLVDLLTPGKLGRQIWEERNRNAAVLLSSALLGIGGIVFTSIWTTYDSFAKGLVSTAAFGVLGLVMMAVAFLILDLVTPGKLGATLVETEPHPAVWVTASCNLAVSAIVSACIA, encoded by the coding sequence ATGAGCGACATAGTCAGTGGACTTGGCCGCGCCGGCGCGTACGGCGCCCTCGGTGTGGTCCTCCTCATCCTCGGCATCGTGCTTGTCGACCTGCTCACCCCCGGGAAGCTCGGGCGGCAGATCTGGGAGGAGCGCAACCGCAACGCGGCGGTGCTGCTGAGCTCGGCGCTCCTCGGCATCGGGGGGATCGTCTTCACCTCGATCTGGACGACGTACGACAGCTTCGCCAAGGGGCTTGTCTCCACCGCCGCGTTCGGTGTCCTGGGCCTGGTGATGATGGCGGTGGCGTTCCTGATCCTCGATCTGGTCACTCCGGGCAAACTCGGTGCCACGCTGGTCGAGACCGAGCCGCACCCGGCGGTGTGGGTGACCGCCTCCTGCAACCTCGCGGTGTCCGCGATCGTCTCGGCCTGCATCGCCTGA